ACACACCCCTAATATCTTAATACACACTCCTTGCTTAATACACCACCTATCAAGTTTTTTATTTCAGTATTATACTTAATACACATTCTAAACTGCCTAAAATGCCATTAATTCATGAAATATTCCATTTATTTAATATAATTAATATATATTTACTGTTTTGTACCTCTTTTTATATATTATTTTGTCTAATTTTTGCTAGAAATTTTTGGTTATCATCATTCAATTGATAATCAAATGATTATTGTTATATCCCAACTCCAAATCACCAATATAAGTTTTAAAAATTCACAAGCTAGTAGAACTGTAGAAGTACAGTAGATATTAAACATAGCTAGTTAATTATTCGATAAAACATGTCATGATAAAGATGCAGTACATGACAATATGATCTGCAAGATCAAACTAAAGCTGATACAGAAAANNNNNNNNNNNNNNNNNNNNAANAACCCAAATGAATTGTGGAGAAGAGTTGGATTTAGGAGAGAAGACGTGCTTTCGACGATTTTAGGGTAGAAGATTGAAAAGAATACTTCTAGCGCAATTTTTTTTTTTTTAATTAATAGATCGATGTATGTTTTGGTCATTTAGCTTACCTATAAAATCTCAATAAAACATAAAACAATAAAGGTGTGTATTAAGAGATTAGGAGTGTGTATTTAAAATTTCTCTTAACACATTCATAAAAAATAAAATTTAAGTTACTAAATAAAGAAAGAAATTGTGTGAAATTTAATTTAGAGCGTATGGATTTCACGATCCATAATGTGTCGTAATTCTCTCGGAATCAAAAATGGTGACAGAGACATAACCGTGGGTTAGGGGACCCAATTCTCAAAAATAAAAAAGACCCAAATAATAAGAGGGGAAGCCTCATCTCGAACCTTCATATATACTTCCAGGATTCGAGAGAGAGAGAGAGAGAGAGAGAGAGAGAGAGAGAGAGAGAGAGCTTCTTTCTAGGGTTTCGAAAGGGAAATGGATATCCACGGCCAGAGATGGAAGTCGGCGGACGATATGCAGGTGGTGCTGTACCGTCGATCACTGGCATCACGCTTTTCTTTTCACAAAAAAGGTCCGTCTTCGGATCCAACAAGCTCTTTGCCGATTGCAATAAGAACACAAGGAGCAACGGCGCTGCTGAGTAACCCGCCGTTGAACAAAGATGGCGTGCTTTCATATACCTCCATGTCTCTCGCTTTTTTACACTATCGAGGTACGTACGTACACAGCTTTCTGGCTTATCTTCAATTGTTAGTGTTTTTTCCTTTTCTTTTCGAAGAAGTTGATTATGATTTGTGTACAGAAAAGGAGTTAAAGCATGAATGGCCCCTGGTGGAGTCGGCCTTCCAAGAGCATGGCATGTCATGCAAACTCAATCTGGTAAGCCACCACTGATGAGCATATCATTGTTTCTGGGTAGTTTATATTTCGATTCTGTTTTTAATGAGCTATATATGTTCAGGATGAGGGTACCCTAACAGTCGCAACAACCCCAAAGACCAGGGCTGCAGATATCATCAACAAGGCTAGGGACCTCCTTGTTCTTTTGGCTTTGCTTCCTGTTCCACCATCAGCGGTACACCTCTTGTCTCTAGACACAATTACAGGCTCACATCCACGCATCTGTAGTCTATACTATACCATTTCTGATTTGACTGCACATTAATATGTTCATTCAGGCCGTCGACATACTGAGTGGCAAGCGGCTTTATGACATCATCTGGACTTGCGATTCTAATGGTGGTCTTGCCTCTCAACTTCCCTTGCCGAGTCGGGTACGTCTCTCTATCTATCATTTTTTTGAGCATTCTGCATCTCTCTAGCTAGCTAGGTGTTTTGAGGTTAACTTCTATTTGAGTACCATCTCTTGCAAAGTGAGACCACAGACCTCTTTATTATTATTGTTATTATTATTGGGTTTGCGCACTTCTAATCTCATACTTTGTTTGCATGCTCAGATGCGTTATTTTTCACGGATGAGAAAGCTTCGCCGCAGCATCAAGGTGAGTGAATCTATCTACATTATGTTTCTCTGTTCACAAGATTCATTACTTTCACAATCCTCACATTGTAATTGCGATGCAGGACCTTATGTGTCTAACTGGTTGCCCCATCTTCTATAATGTAAGCTTTACTTTTCCTTTACTGACTGTGGTCGGTGTTTAGTTCTTTTCTTTCTTCTGGTGACCTCCACATTAAATCTGCTTTTTCCTGTTATTCAGCTGGGAATTTGTGTCGTTGTCTTTGGCCATCAACCTCGATCATTAGTGCTGGTCAGGAACGTTGTGTCATCCTGCATTTTTTACAATCAAGATCCTGCAACTATTATCAGATTGATAACCTTGGGTCGTCAAAGGAACGCACAGTCGACAGTCAATCTTGAGATGGACGCTTATGGTGAGTTTCCCTACTTGTCATTTGTTCTCCATAATTGATCAATGGTTGGAATTTCTCATTGGAGATGGAGTTGTGAGTTGGAGCGCTGCCATTCTTACTTGAGGATGCCTTCTCTAATGTACCTTTTTTTTCTTTCTCGAAACAATTTTCTGAAACTAACCAAGTTCCCTGGGCGTAATCCCCCCTTTTGATTATTTCTCTGTGGTTTGCTAGGGTTTGAAACTGCTCCCGGAGCAGATATTACATTCTGTATTGCCGACTACATGTCCAAGGCACCAGTACTTGAATACCAAAAGTTGGAGCGTGTGAGGAAGAAGTATCTATTTGGCCCTTCGGTGAACAAAGATGGAATGTTTGTGTGTGGTTCATACTTCCTTAAAAAGCGAGGTAGCGTCCTCTCTTTCTCTCTGTTTTTTTTCCTGATCTGATCCGATCTGTTTATGTTTTTTTGGTAGTTAATTATTTACTTAAAAAATATACGGGGAAATCTTTCATTTTATTTTTTTCCCAGTTGAAACTTATGATTATGATAACTCAACACAAACCCTATATGTTAAACAATTGGTAAGTTATTTCTCTCTAATGGTGTGGAGGAGGCTGCAAGATACAGAAGTTAAGAAAATTTTATCCAACTCTAACAATGACATTCTGATATGTGATCATTTATATTTGATGCAAGAATAATTCATGATTCCACTGTCCTGAACTGTTTCAAATTTTATAGGGTACTGCATTTACTCTTTTTGAAATAGTTGTTATATAAGACTGCATTATTTTCCACAGAACGAGATGTTGTAGAAGCTTGGCCAATGTTAAAATCGGTTTTAGAAGAGTGTGGCATTACTTGCACGATGTATCAGGTATGCCCACAATGCATGAGAACTATTATGTTTGATTATTTTAATATGGAATAGAAATCCGATGTATTGATCAGTGATTTATATTGATGCACAAATGATTGTGGTTTTGAAATTTTGTTCAGGCTGAGCATTTCATGACATTGTCCACAACCAGTTTGACTAAGGATCCAGAGTTTATTATTCACAAGGCCAGGGATGCTCTTGAACTTCTGTCGTTAACTTGTGTTCCACCATCAATGGTACAAAACGACCAACCCTAAGTTACTGTAAACTCCTTTATTAATAGCCAATAGCCTGTTCTCTGAGTTCTAAAGATTTGATGTTCAATCTAAGCTATAGTTCG
The window above is part of the Fragaria vesca subsp. vesca linkage group LG2, FraVesHawaii_1.0, whole genome shotgun sequence genome. Proteins encoded here:
- the LOC101309124 gene encoding uncharacterized protein LOC101309124, which codes for MDIHGQRWKSADDMQVVLYRRSLASRFSFHKKGPSSDPTSSLPIAIRTQGATALLSNPPLNKDGVLSYTSMSLAFLHYREKELKHEWPLVESAFQEHGMSCKLNLDEGTLTVATTPKTRAADIINKARDLLVLLALLPVPPSAAVDILSGKRLYDIIWTCDSNGGLASQLPLPSRMRYFSRMRKLRRSIKDLMCLTGCPIFYNLGICVVVFGHQPRSLVLVRNVVSSCIFYNQDPATIIRLITLGRQRNAQSTVNLEMDAYGFETAPGADITFCIADYMSKAPVLEYQKLERVRKKYLFGPSVNKDGMFVCGSYFLKKRERDVVEAWPMLKSVLEECGITCTMYQAEHFMTLSTTSLTKDPEFIIHKARDALELLSLTCVPPSMVTKVLNGDLHFDIIKTGYFNGGFLSQHKIDKKLFSKRRRVLAPYLKELAQLSGCKIYADGWAITAMGGEHRGLKVIRKGVTRCLVDNWRPSSMIRYVKLSLDRRKMKVKGESCMNMVI